One window of the Zea mays cultivar B73 chromosome 3, Zm-B73-REFERENCE-NAM-5.0, whole genome shotgun sequence genome contains the following:
- the LOC103650436 gene encoding stromal 70 kDa heat shock-related protein, chloroplastic-like, translated as MASFTCSQVGAAAAGGASPFLGYRRRSGPGGAIPSSSLFVGRRLAAVQMRAPSRGVRGGSALRVTCEKVVGIDLGTTNSAVAAMEGGKPTVVTNAEGARTTPSVVAYTKTGERLVGQIAKRQAVVNPENTFFSVKRFIGRKMSEVDDEAKQVSYGVVKDDNGNVKLDCPAIGKQFAAEEISAQVLRKLVDDASKFLNEKITKAVVTVPAYFNDSQRTATKDAGRIAGLEVLRIINEPTAASLAYGFEKKNNETILVFDLGGGTFDVSVLEVGDGVFEVLSTSGDTHLGGDDFDKRIVDWLASNFKKDEGIDLLKDKQALQRLTEASEKAKMELSTLTQANISLPFITATADGPKHIEATLSRAKFEELCSDLIDRLKTPVNNALRDAKLSVSDLDEVILVGGSTRIPAVQELVRKLTDKDPNVTVNPDEVVSLGAAVQGGVLAGDVKDVVLLDVTPLSLGLETLGGVMTKIIPRNTTLPTSKSEVFSTAADGQTSVEINVLQGEREFVRDNKSVGSFRLDGIPPAPRGVPQIEVKFDIDANGILSVAAIDKGTGKKQDITITGASTLPKDEVERMVEEADKFAKEDKEKRDAIDTKNQADSVVYQTEKQLKELGDKVPAPVKEKVDVKLQELKEAISGGSTQSMKDAMSALNQEVMQIGQAMYNQSGASAAGSTPGAEAGPTPGTGPAQNDGDVIDADFTDSN; from the exons ATGGCCTCCTTCACCTGCTCCCAGGTCGGCGCTGCGGCAGCGGGCGGAGCCTCGCCCTTCCTCGGCTACCGGCGGCGGAGCGGCCCCGGGGGCGCCATTCCGTCGAGCTCCCTCTTCGTGGGCCGGCGGTTGGCGGCGGTGCAGATGCGCGCGCCCTCTCGCGGGGTCCGCGGGGGCTCCGCGCTGCGGGTCACGTGCGAGAAGGTGGTGGGGATCGACCTGGGCACCACCAACTCCGCGGTCGCCGCCATGGAGGGCGGCAAGCCGACCGTCGTCACCAACGCTGAGGGTGCGCGCACGACTCCCTCCGTAGTGGCGTACACCAAGACAGGGGAGCGCCTGGTGGGGCAGATCgctaagcgccaggcggtcgtgaaCCCCGAGAACACCTTCTTCTCTGTCAAGCGCTTCATCGGCCGCAAGATGTCTGAGGTCGACGACGAGGCCAAGCAGGTCTCGTACGGCGTTGTCAAAGACGACAACGGCAACGTCAAACTCGACTGCCCCGCTATTGGCAAACAGTTTGCTGCCGAGGAGATCTCTGCGCAG GTTTTGAGGAAGTTGGTGGATGATGCATCTAAGTTTCTTAATGAGAAAATTACAAAAGCAGTGGTTACAGTACCAGCATACTTCAATGATTCACAAAGGACAGCAACTAAAGATGCTGGCCGCATTGCAGGACTGGAAGTTCTCCGTATTATAAATGAACCAACTGCTGCATCATTGGCCTATGGGTTCGAGAAGAAAAATAATGAAACAATTCTAGTGTTTGATTTGGGAGGTGGTACCTTTGATGTCTCTG TATTGGAAGTTGGAGATGGTGTGTTTGAGGTGCTTTCCACATCAGGTGATACACACCTTGGTGGTGATGACTTTGATAAG AGAATAGTAGATTGGCTTGCTAGCAACTTCAAGAAAGATGAAGGTATTGATCTTCTGAAGGATAAACAAGCCCTTCAGAGGCTTACTGAGGCATCAGAGAAAGCTAAGATGGAACTGTCAACGCTGACACAGGCAAATATTAG CCTGCCATTCATTACTGCTACTGCTGATGGGCCAAAACACATTGAGGCAACCCTCTCGAGAGCCAAATTCGAGGAACTATGTTCAGACCTTATAGACAG GCTTAAAACTCCTGTTAATAATGCCTTAAGAGATGCCAAGTTGTCTGTCAGTGATCTAGATGAAGTTATTCTTGTGGGTGGATCCACCCGAATCCCTGCAGTTCAAGAACTTGTGAGGAAGCTTACTGACAAAGATCCCAATGTTACGGTCAACCCTGATGAGGTTGTTTCTCTTGGGGCAGCTGTGCAG GGTGGGGTTTTGGCAGGAGACGTGAAAGATGTAGTTCTTCTGGATGTTACTCCATTATCTCTTGGTTTGGAGACATTGGGAGGAGTGATGACAAAGATTATCCCCAGGAATACCACACTGCCAACCTCAAAATCGGAGGTATTCTCAACAGCTGCAGATGGACAGACGAGCGTTGAGATTAATGTTCTCCAGGGAGAAAGAGAGTTTGTCAGGGACAACAAGTCCGTTGGAAGCTTCCGGTTGGATGGGATCCCTCCTGCACCTCGTGGTGTCCCACAAATTGAAGTGAAGTTTGATATTGATGCAAATGGGATACTCTCAGTTGCTGCCATTGATAAGGGCACTGGAAAGAAACAGGACATCACCATCACTGGTGCTAGTACGTTACCTAAGGATGAG GTTGAGAGAATGGTAGAAGAAGCCGATAAGTTTGCCAAGGAGGACAAAGAGAAGAGAGATGCAATTGACACAAAAAATCAGGCCGATTCTGTGGTCTACCAGACTGAGAAGCAACTGAAGGAGCTTGGCGATAAAGTCCCCGCTCCCGTGAAAGAGAAGGTGGATGTGAAGCTCCAGGAGCTCAAAGAGGCAATATCTGGTGGATCAACACAGAGTATGAAGGATGCCATGTCTGCTTTGAACCAGGAGGTGATGCAGATTGGCCAGGCAATGTATAACCAGTCTGGTGCCAGTGCTGCTGGGTCTACTCCTGGTGCTGAGGCTGGGCCTACCCCTGGTACCGGACCAGCGCAGAATGATGGGGATGTCATTGATGCGGACTTCACAGATAGCAATTGA